The following proteins are co-located in the Leptospira selangorensis genome:
- a CDS encoding putative solute-binding protein → MKKFLILSVIILGTWMSVGVGAAETVDRSMCVFDPSGAHGDVFKAAQRYQAQALTWGIRLDLKAYTDEVVANSDFKAGKCNMAFLTSLRVRSYVHESGSIEAIGALPSYDLLRKTIEALSNPKVRELNTDGDYETMAMFPGGAVYLLLRDKNLKDIKDLAGRKIATLTYDQAATTMVDIVGASMVPAEIATFAGIFNNGRADACYSPAIGIKPLELMKGISPNGGIVRFPIGQLTFQIVARHKDFAEGFGNTSRAWAATQFDAMLSLTKKAEQEIPAKFWIEVPKDLQKNYFEKFREVRIRLRDKKVYHPTILKLMKRVRCSADKEAAECADNLE, encoded by the coding sequence ATGAAGAAGTTTCTCATTCTATCGGTAATCATTCTCGGGACTTGGATGTCCGTAGGTGTGGGAGCAGCGGAGACGGTGGATCGATCCATGTGTGTATTCGATCCTTCCGGAGCACACGGAGACGTGTTTAAAGCGGCACAAAGATACCAAGCACAAGCTTTAACATGGGGAATCCGTCTGGATCTAAAAGCTTATACTGACGAAGTTGTGGCAAACTCCGACTTCAAAGCCGGAAAATGTAATATGGCATTCTTAACTTCTCTTAGAGTAAGAAGTTATGTGCATGAATCAGGATCCATCGAAGCGATCGGTGCATTGCCAAGTTATGACCTTCTCCGCAAAACAATCGAAGCATTATCAAATCCTAAAGTAAGAGAACTGAATACGGACGGCGACTACGAAACCATGGCTATGTTCCCTGGCGGAGCCGTTTATCTTTTATTAAGAGACAAGAACCTGAAAGATATCAAGGACTTGGCCGGTAGAAAGATCGCTACTTTAACTTATGACCAAGCTGCCACTACCATGGTGGATATCGTAGGAGCTTCTATGGTTCCTGCTGAGATTGCTACTTTTGCCGGTATATTCAATAACGGAAGAGCGGATGCTTGTTATTCTCCTGCAATCGGGATCAAACCTTTGGAACTAATGAAAGGAATTTCTCCGAATGGTGGAATCGTTCGTTTTCCGATCGGACAATTGACTTTCCAGATCGTGGCTCGTCATAAAGATTTTGCAGAGGGTTTCGGAAATACTTCTAGAGCATGGGCAGCGACTCAATTTGATGCAATGCTTTCTCTTACCAAAAAGGCTGAGCAAGAAATTCCGGCTAAGTTTTGGATAGAAGTTCCTAAAGATCTTCAAAAGAACTATTTCGAAAAATTCAGAGAAGTTAGAATTAGGCTGAGAGACAAAAAAGTATATCATCCTACCATTCTGAAATTAATGAAAAGGGTTCGTTGCAGCGCGGATAAAGAAGCCGCTGAGTGCGCGGATAACCTGGAATAA
- a CDS encoding RNA recognition motif domain-containing protein, with the protein MKISVGNLPQEWKEEDLEKLFSKYGKVEHISIKKDKLTGRSLGYGSLEMEDGAAKKALEALNKYEVSGKVLTVVDADEWKKEFDKKQSVKGGPNHNKVQGSQTTGGFGSSVRRTGGRGK; encoded by the coding sequence ATGAAGATTTCAGTGGGCAATCTTCCCCAGGAATGGAAGGAAGAAGATTTGGAAAAACTATTCTCCAAATACGGAAAGGTCGAACATATTTCCATCAAAAAGGATAAACTCACAGGGCGGTCTCTGGGTTACGGTTCTTTAGAAATGGAAGATGGAGCGGCAAAAAAAGCCCTGGAAGCTTTAAACAAGTACGAGGTTTCCGGAAAAGTTCTAACGGTGGTAGACGCCGACGAATGGAAAAAAGAATTCGATAAAAAACAATCCGTAAAAGGCGGGCCGAATCACAATAAGGTGCAGGGTAGCCAGACCACGGGAGGTTTTGGAAGTTCCGTCAGACGTACTGGAGGTAGAGGAAAATGA
- a CDS encoding SpoIIE family protein phosphatase translates to MSEAEEKTSGTRAPFQSASRKDVIRILERITDAFLSLDRELRILYANFEAEKLLDIIRENLVGKRLPEILPQFNFTSLFPAMIESMHTGLPKDLEILDPKENIWYEVRIFPSIEDIAVYLRDVTARKEGEVKLKESEERLSELVRTSLDSILSVNESMEIVMMNPAAEKMLGYSSWEVNGKSLDLLFPSRRKKYISRVLYQIGENPDRGIFGPFRAKRKNGTEPILEASVSKVNTSSGKGYTLILRDITDRIFIQKKLRGTVEELKTVDRQRLDLLQNLEAEVESRSNELTRFYRLMKEELNLAKRVQNSLLPPIDYSIPGVQTFVNYVPVMEVGGDWFDVFEFRPGVLRVILADATGHGVQAALVTMTIKGVYEPIKYLADSPLELIKGINTDYCRNFKNLQMYFSCFILDIDTIERKIRFASGGHPALLWKSKSGIKPLERTGSLLGLNSKMEYLEEEYEYSEGDSILMLTDGIFEEFDSEQNPFGEERIEKIYRESGLSGLELHSQIIKEMKAHLGEKEPQDDITLISLNLT, encoded by the coding sequence ATGTCAGAAGCAGAGGAAAAAACTTCCGGAACCAGAGCACCATTCCAATCCGCTTCTAGAAAAGACGTAATTCGGATCTTAGAAAGAATTACGGACGCATTCTTGTCCCTGGATAGGGAACTTAGGATCTTATACGCAAACTTTGAGGCCGAAAAACTTCTGGATATTATCCGGGAAAATTTGGTGGGCAAAAGATTACCCGAGATACTTCCCCAATTTAATTTTACTTCTTTATTCCCTGCGATGATAGAGTCCATGCACACTGGACTTCCGAAAGATCTGGAGATATTGGATCCAAAAGAGAATATCTGGTACGAGGTTCGTATCTTTCCTTCTATCGAGGATATTGCGGTTTATCTGCGTGATGTAACTGCCAGAAAAGAAGGAGAAGTAAAACTCAAAGAATCAGAGGAAAGACTTTCAGAACTAGTGAGAACTTCTTTGGATTCTATACTTTCCGTGAATGAATCTATGGAAATTGTAATGATGAATCCGGCAGCGGAGAAGATGTTAGGATATTCCTCTTGGGAAGTAAACGGGAAATCATTAGATTTACTATTCCCATCAAGACGTAAGAAATATATTTCCAGAGTATTGTATCAGATAGGAGAAAATCCTGATAGAGGGATTTTCGGACCTTTTAGGGCCAAGCGAAAAAATGGAACTGAACCTATTTTAGAAGCATCCGTTTCCAAGGTAAATACCTCTTCCGGAAAAGGTTATACTCTTATACTACGGGACATTACTGACAGGATTTTTATCCAAAAAAAACTTAGAGGAACCGTTGAAGAACTCAAGACGGTGGACAGACAGAGGTTGGATCTCCTACAAAATCTGGAAGCGGAAGTGGAGTCCCGTTCCAATGAACTTACCAGATTTTATCGTTTGATGAAGGAAGAATTGAACCTTGCGAAAAGAGTACAGAATAGTTTATTACCTCCGATCGATTATTCCATTCCTGGAGTTCAAACTTTCGTAAATTATGTTCCGGTAATGGAAGTGGGGGGCGATTGGTTCGATGTATTCGAATTTCGTCCCGGCGTTCTTAGAGTGATCTTGGCAGATGCTACAGGTCACGGGGTCCAAGCAGCACTTGTAACCATGACAATCAAGGGAGTTTACGAGCCTATAAAATATTTGGCGGATTCTCCTTTGGAACTGATCAAGGGGATCAATACTGATTATTGCAGGAATTTCAAAAATCTTCAGATGTATTTTTCCTGTTTTATCCTGGATATAGATACGATAGAGAGAAAGATCCGATTCGCGTCCGGAGGTCATCCGGCACTCTTATGGAAATCCAAATCCGGGATCAAACCTTTAGAAAGAACGGGATCTCTTTTGGGTTTGAATTCGAAAATGGAATATTTGGAAGAAGAATACGAATATTCGGAAGGGGACTCCATACTGATGTTAACGGATGGGATCTTTGAAGAATTCGATTCAGAACAAAATCCATTCGGCGAAGAAAGGATAGAAAAAATTTACAGAGAGTCCGGACTGAGTGGATTAGAGCTACATTCCCAAATTATAAAAGAAATGAAAGCTCACTTGGGAGAAAAAGAACCCCAGGATGATATCACTCTGATTTCTCTGAACCTGACCTAA
- a CDS encoding PAS domain-containing sensor histidine kinase translates to MNQENTLTSTTSSQYRTLFEHQPLAAFLVEADGTITLVNQKFEDISGRKKSDIQGRMKWSQFAHPDDTESLTDAFMDRFRNEVPKVFSARTRLLSASGYKKVYVRANRIPTEESRVLVQIQELDEEGLLKDYSLEDSDYRWRSFLMEGMDFVVIMDLNGNVLFINKTFTGVPADEIQGKNFFEVLKTSDALKLQAVISRVSNTGKPEAFEEWSSFTGKRSHYYIRISPVTKQGEISAILLAISDTTQQKESDSDRLRRMESQRHRQKLEALGTLAAGVAHEINNPLTGILNYAEIVRTQVEENESLSKNMEVIIRESERISGIVRSLLGFAHKEEGIKAHVSTGEILYSSIQLLLPFLVRDGIQIEGMENLVDADSEIPLVIGEPQKLKQVFLNLITNARDSLNEKYPFETDRKKIKISQSILERGDTRFVRITVKDWGLGICEENLNRIFDPFFTTKPTTVGTGLGLSVSYEIVREMGGDIEVESSEEEYATFHIMIPASEKIS, encoded by the coding sequence TTGAATCAAGAAAACACATTAACTAGTACAACTTCTTCCCAATATCGTACACTATTCGAACACCAACCATTAGCCGCTTTTTTGGTAGAAGCAGATGGGACTATCACCCTAGTAAACCAGAAGTTCGAGGATATCTCCGGAAGAAAAAAATCCGATATCCAAGGTAGAATGAAATGGTCTCAGTTCGCACATCCGGATGATACCGAAAGTCTGACTGATGCATTTATGGACAGATTTAGAAATGAAGTCCCAAAAGTGTTTTCTGCAAGAACAAGATTACTTTCAGCGAGCGGATATAAAAAGGTATATGTAAGAGCTAACCGTATTCCAACGGAAGAAAGTAGAGTGCTCGTTCAAATCCAAGAACTAGATGAAGAAGGTCTGCTAAAAGATTATTCTTTAGAAGATTCAGATTATCGTTGGCGCTCCTTTCTGATGGAAGGGATGGATTTTGTGGTTATCATGGACTTGAACGGGAATGTATTATTCATCAATAAAACATTCACAGGAGTTCCCGCAGATGAGATCCAAGGTAAAAACTTTTTCGAAGTATTAAAAACATCCGATGCATTAAAACTACAAGCAGTCATTTCCAGAGTTTCGAATACAGGAAAGCCGGAAGCGTTCGAAGAATGGAGTAGTTTTACCGGCAAAAGAAGCCATTATTATATTAGGATTTCTCCCGTAACAAAACAGGGAGAGATCAGTGCGATCTTACTTGCGATCTCGGATACTACTCAACAAAAAGAATCCGATTCGGATCGTTTGAGAAGAATGGAATCCCAAAGGCATCGCCAAAAATTGGAAGCCCTTGGGACTTTGGCCGCAGGTGTTGCACACGAGATCAATAACCCTCTTACAGGTATCTTAAATTATGCCGAGATCGTTCGCACTCAAGTAGAAGAGAACGAATCCCTTTCCAAAAATATGGAAGTTATTATCCGGGAGAGCGAGAGAATTTCCGGGATTGTAAGAAGTCTATTAGGTTTTGCTCATAAAGAAGAAGGTATCAAGGCCCATGTTTCCACCGGGGAGATCTTATATTCTTCTATCCAACTTCTTTTACCTTTTTTGGTCCGAGACGGGATCCAGATAGAAGGAATGGAAAATTTGGTAGATGCAGACTCCGAGATCCCGCTTGTGATCGGAGAACCGCAAAAACTAAAACAAGTTTTTCTAAACTTGATCACGAATGCAAGGGATTCGTTGAACGAAAAATATCCTTTCGAGACGGATCGTAAGAAGATCAAGATTTCTCAGTCCATTTTGGAGAGAGGAGATACTCGTTTCGTTCGGATTACCGTTAAGGATTGGGGATTAGGAATCTGTGAGGAGAATTTGAATCGTATTTTTGATCCATTCTTCACCACAAAACCAACCACGGTCGGAACCGGGCTTGGACTTTCAGTCAGCTATGAGATCGTCCGGGAAATGGGCGGAGACATAGAGGTCGAAAGCTCGGAAGAAGAATACGCCACATTTCATATCATGATCCCAGCTTCGGAAAAGATTTCTTGA
- a CDS encoding inorganic phosphate transporter, which yields MDIFLIIVVVMAVLGVMDLLVGVSNDAVNFTNSAVGSRAASRKIILIVSAFGILLGALSSSGMMEVARKGIFHPEFFSLAELMFLFLAVMVSDIILLDLYNTLGLPTSTTVSLVFELLGASLVLAILKADSLNDAFKIINSESALKIIFGIALSVILAFFAGLILMFFFRLIFSFRLEKTMKWFGGIFSGLAVTVVIFFILLTAMKGSTFLSKDVLAWIQTNFKTILVLSFIGFSILFQILILSKINVLKIVVLFGTAALAMAFASNDLVNFIGVPIASLQTHELIKAANWDANTMASGLGKEVLTDNRLLIGAALIMIIALFKSKKAETVTRTEVSLGSQGETVEAYQSSLVARVFVQIAVGIYYPIKRFLPSILRNWISSRFKQSGTLELVRLHESDAFDLLRASVNILIASALILIGTIEKLPLSTTFVTFMVAMGTSLADGAWQKENAVNRVSGVLTVVGGWFMTAVFASFTGGFIAALFYYFGFAAVVVVLVFTFFLVLAFNRIHKKRKAEYDENLEKLLLLSKHPEKALSKSLSSLLGNLLLEKKAMNTLSSGYIGGKKKDFKQASKILKNLKKNYESSISGFLSLVDRHFDESDFQSIHPFTNALGYIDRIAENLANIHRNTSEKIDRFQTGLTKDEREDLKELRKLAEDLFELLAQSDKVPGLVEKARSGKKAKELSDIKVRIYKNQMKRIRKGDSKLKSSVAYFLVVEELVDINENLFALAEELVWVLPWIETKKKQFAKGNFGPSKLEFPKSKGKKKKKK from the coding sequence ATGGATATTTTCTTAATCATAGTAGTCGTCATGGCTGTACTCGGGGTAATGGACTTACTCGTCGGGGTTTCCAATGACGCAGTGAACTTTACGAATTCAGCAGTCGGTTCTAGAGCGGCCTCCAGAAAAATCATCCTAATCGTTTCCGCATTTGGTATCTTACTCGGGGCCTTAAGCTCCAGCGGAATGATGGAAGTTGCAAGAAAAGGGATCTTTCATCCTGAATTTTTCAGCCTAGCGGAGTTAATGTTCTTATTCTTGGCGGTGATGGTCTCCGATATCATCCTTCTGGACTTATATAATACGTTAGGACTTCCCACCTCCACTACCGTGTCCTTAGTTTTTGAATTATTGGGCGCCTCCTTGGTGCTGGCAATTCTCAAAGCAGATTCATTAAACGACGCATTTAAGATCATAAACTCGGAGTCCGCCTTAAAGATCATCTTTGGGATCGCATTGTCTGTGATACTCGCATTCTTTGCGGGACTTATCCTTATGTTCTTTTTCCGACTCATCTTCAGTTTCCGATTGGAAAAAACGATGAAATGGTTCGGTGGGATTTTTTCAGGACTTGCGGTTACGGTTGTGATCTTCTTCATTCTTCTTACCGCAATGAAAGGATCCACTTTCTTAAGCAAAGATGTATTAGCTTGGATCCAAACCAATTTTAAGACCATTCTTGTTTTGAGTTTTATAGGATTTTCTATCCTATTCCAAATCCTGATCTTATCTAAAATTAATGTTCTGAAGATCGTAGTATTATTCGGAACCGCAGCACTTGCAATGGCATTTGCAAGCAATGACTTAGTGAACTTTATTGGAGTTCCAATCGCAAGTTTACAAACGCATGAACTGATCAAAGCGGCAAACTGGGATGCAAATACGATGGCATCGGGTTTAGGAAAAGAAGTTCTTACGGACAATAGGCTTCTGATAGGCGCAGCACTCATCATGATCATTGCGTTATTCAAATCCAAGAAGGCGGAAACCGTAACTAGAACCGAAGTAAGTTTAGGCTCCCAAGGTGAAACCGTAGAAGCTTATCAATCTAGTCTGGTCGCAAGAGTATTCGTTCAGATCGCAGTGGGGATCTATTATCCCATAAAAAGATTTTTACCTTCTATACTCAGAAATTGGATCTCTTCCAGGTTCAAACAAAGTGGAACATTGGAATTAGTTCGTTTGCATGAAAGTGATGCTTTCGATTTACTCAGAGCTTCCGTAAACATACTTATCGCTTCCGCACTTATACTCATCGGAACCATTGAAAAACTACCACTTTCGACTACATTCGTAACCTTCATGGTGGCAATGGGAACCTCTCTCGCAGATGGAGCCTGGCAGAAAGAAAACGCAGTCAATCGTGTAAGCGGAGTTTTAACAGTTGTAGGCGGATGGTTTATGACCGCGGTATTCGCTTCCTTTACAGGTGGATTTATCGCTGCCCTATTCTATTATTTCGGATTTGCAGCGGTAGTAGTGGTCTTAGTATTTACATTCTTCTTGGTACTTGCATTCAATCGAATCCATAAAAAAAGAAAGGCGGAATATGATGAGAATTTGGAAAAACTACTTCTACTTTCCAAACATCCGGAAAAGGCACTTTCTAAATCACTTTCTTCCCTTTTAGGAAATCTATTATTAGAGAAGAAGGCGATGAATACACTTTCTTCCGGTTATATCGGAGGAAAGAAGAAGGACTTCAAACAAGCCTCTAAAATATTAAAGAACTTAAAGAAAAATTATGAATCTTCTATCTCCGGTTTTTTAAGTCTTGTAGATAGACATTTTGACGAGTCAGATTTCCAATCCATCCACCCATTCACAAATGCACTTGGTTATATTGATCGTATCGCAGAAAATCTTGCAAACATCCATAGGAACACTTCCGAAAAGATAGATCGTTTCCAAACCGGACTGACCAAGGATGAAAGAGAAGATCTAAAAGAACTTCGTAAACTCGCAGAAGATCTTTTTGAACTTTTGGCTCAATCCGACAAGGTACCCGGTTTAGTGGAAAAGGCAAGATCAGGCAAAAAAGCAAAAGAACTTTCGGATATCAAAGTCCGTATCTACAAAAACCAGATGAAACGTATCCGCAAAGGTGATAGCAAATTAAAATCCAGCGTGGCCTATTTCTTAGTGGTAGAAGAGCTTGTAGATATTAACGAAAACTTATTTGCTCTGGCTGAAGAATTAGTTTGGGTTCTACCTTGGATTGAAACCAAGAAGAAACAATTTGCGAAAGGTAATTTCGGTCCTTCTAAACTGGAATTCCCAAAGTCAAAAGGTAAGAAAAAAAAGAAGAAGTAA
- a CDS encoding FKBP-type peptidyl-prolyl cis-trans isomerase, with protein MNIKRIYILTAILISAFVLSLGVFAQNGLVIKDIKKGTGKEAFNGSNVTVHYTGWLTNGKKFDSSKDRGTPFRFDLGAGQVIRGWDKGVQGMKEGGVRKLTIPPELGYGSAGAGGSIPPNSTLIFEVELLKVY; from the coding sequence ATGAATATAAAAAGAATCTATATATTAACTGCAATTTTAATCTCAGCATTCGTTTTGAGCCTAGGTGTATTTGCTCAAAATGGTCTTGTGATTAAAGACATCAAAAAGGGAACAGGAAAAGAGGCCTTCAATGGGTCTAACGTAACCGTACATTATACCGGCTGGCTTACCAACGGAAAAAAATTCGACAGCTCCAAAGACAGAGGAACTCCGTTCCGTTTTGATTTGGGTGCTGGACAAGTGATCCGCGGTTGGGACAAAGGAGTCCAAGGTATGAAAGAAGGCGGAGTGCGTAAATTGACAATCCCTCCTGAATTAGGCTACGGAAGCGCTGGAGCTGGTGGAAGTATTCCTCCTAATTCTACCCTGATTTTTGAAGTAGAATTGCTCAAAGTTTACTGA
- a CDS encoding TRAP transporter large permease subunit, with product MWRKIVSWAVLFFLFVPLVQSGSQLVQARLLGLGGSIWPNYAMIRNVCIADPNAEADTKAEVSQADMDALDDIGLGDTTGGKNVGVPTGPTETQLELEKLAGSLTTGQKLYCGFERRLSWITISAIDYIPMTMVFLLIVAGTVSTTRRYHIALRNPENSKEEKITEWSQIIANTIIMVSAAFMYPLQKGVEAQIQVLWVGGLILLAGLNFYNLKNPVFKNGEGKQNTKLSNALLCVPLYAWMALICGLYFFILEKHPAGLAIYLQKLTAHAQLYIQIGLYVWTGILLRDTSLGKRFFDLLNPWKLPSELLAVIIVVVAALPTAYSGASGIVVLALGATIFKELRRAGASQERALAATAMSGSLGVVLPPCLLVVIVASLNLEVTTDELFHWGWRVFALSSTLFLIVSWFSRTESWKIKPEQDAFKKSLLAFKSFSVYLVISIAIVLTIVLALGTHFDERTAPYILPIAMLALLFIDYKISKKEKLEKGETHNEEVELSRTSYDAGSHLGALLLLMGLSACMGGVFERSEVINLFPTQLGSPMSAMLILTFALVIIGMLMDPYGAVILVSVTLYPIAKANGIHPLNFWMTALVSFELGYLTPPVALNHLLTKHVVRDLLVEDKSLEGKGFFARHEHIVIPIIVLTLTLLVTAFGPILYSKYAG from the coding sequence ATGTGGAGAAAAATCGTTTCCTGGGCGGTATTATTCTTTTTATTCGTACCCCTTGTTCAAAGTGGAAGCCAGTTAGTCCAAGCTAGGCTACTGGGCTTAGGCGGCAGTATTTGGCCGAATTATGCAATGATCCGAAATGTTTGTATCGCGGATCCGAATGCGGAAGCAGATACAAAAGCAGAAGTCAGCCAAGCGGATATGGACGCTTTGGATGATATCGGTCTTGGAGATACAACCGGTGGGAAGAATGTAGGAGTTCCAACAGGACCTACTGAGACCCAATTAGAGTTAGAGAAGCTGGCCGGCTCCCTAACTACAGGGCAGAAATTATATTGCGGATTCGAACGTAGGCTTTCTTGGATTACTATCTCGGCCATAGATTATATTCCAATGACAATGGTATTTCTACTGATCGTAGCTGGAACTGTTTCCACTACCAGAAGATACCATATTGCTCTTAGGAATCCTGAAAACTCAAAAGAGGAAAAGATCACGGAGTGGAGCCAGATCATCGCGAATACGATCATTATGGTGTCCGCTGCATTCATGTATCCTCTTCAAAAAGGTGTGGAAGCTCAGATCCAAGTGCTTTGGGTCGGTGGGCTTATACTTTTAGCAGGATTAAATTTTTATAATTTAAAAAATCCTGTATTTAAAAACGGAGAAGGTAAGCAGAACACTAAACTTTCCAATGCATTATTATGCGTTCCTCTTTATGCTTGGATGGCGCTGATTTGCGGATTGTACTTCTTTATTTTAGAGAAACATCCAGCTGGACTTGCGATCTATCTGCAAAAATTGACGGCACACGCTCAGCTTTATATCCAGATTGGTCTTTATGTTTGGACTGGAATTCTTTTAAGAGATACTTCTTTAGGAAAAAGATTTTTCGATCTTTTGAACCCATGGAAACTTCCTTCCGAATTATTGGCGGTGATTATCGTTGTTGTCGCGGCTCTTCCTACAGCTTATAGCGGCGCATCCGGGATCGTGGTTTTAGCATTAGGTGCTACAATTTTTAAAGAATTGAGAAGAGCAGGTGCAAGCCAAGAGAGAGCACTCGCTGCTACTGCAATGTCAGGAAGTTTAGGAGTAGTTCTTCCTCCATGTTTACTCGTGGTGATCGTTGCTTCTTTGAACTTAGAAGTGACTACTGACGAATTATTCCATTGGGGTTGGAGGGTGTTTGCACTTTCTTCCACTTTATTCTTGATCGTTAGTTGGTTTAGTAGAACCGAATCCTGGAAGATCAAGCCTGAACAAGATGCATTTAAAAAATCTTTATTGGCATTCAAATCTTTCTCAGTGTATTTGGTGATCTCCATTGCAATCGTTCTTACGATCGTTCTTGCACTTGGAACCCATTTCGATGAAAGAACTGCACCGTATATCCTGCCGATCGCGATGTTGGCGCTTCTGTTTATCGATTATAAAATTTCCAAAAAGGAAAAATTGGAAAAAGGAGAAACTCATAACGAAGAAGTGGAACTTTCCAGAACTTCTTATGATGCAGGTTCACATTTAGGAGCACTTCTTCTCCTCATGGGATTATCCGCTTGTATGGGTGGGGTTTTTGAAAGATCGGAAGTGATCAATCTATTCCCGACTCAACTAGGTTCTCCAATGTCTGCGATGTTGATTTTGACATTTGCTCTTGTGATCATTGGAATGCTTATGGACCCGTATGGAGCCGTGATCTTAGTTTCAGTAACCTTGTATCCGATCGCTAAGGCAAACGGTATTCATCCTTTGAATTTCTGGATGACTGCCCTTGTTTCCTTCGAGTTGGGTTATTTGACTCCGCCTGTTGCACTCAACCACTTGTTGACGAAACACGTAGTAAGAGACTTACTAGTAGAGGATAAAAGTTTAGAAGGAAAAGGTTTCTTTGCAAGGCATGAACATATCGTAATTCCGATTATTGTTCTAACACTTACCTTGCTTGTGACCGCTTTCGGGCCGATCCTGTATTCTAAATACGCCGGATAA